One genomic window of Euleptes europaea isolate rEulEur1 chromosome 10, rEulEur1.hap1, whole genome shotgun sequence includes the following:
- the FERMT1 gene encoding fermitin family homolog 1, producing MISSNEYGPNSWELLVTIDHQYEGEQECTLRVSGDLHVGGVMLKLVEQIKVSQDWSDYALWWEQRQCWLLKTHWTLDKYGVQADARLLFTLQHKMLRLRLPSMKTVRLNISFSSVVFKVVTDICRTLGIRRAEELSLLRQSEDTKKKKKKDKSKEPVIEDILNVSHSPGSLGLPASPGLYSKTMTPVYSPTSSTPDSSTLAWFGDSPLAKQNWNNLASSTPICTPATLAEIYQPRTLVDKAKLSAGWLDSSRSLMEQGIQEDDQLLLRFKYYTFFDLNAKYDAIRINQLYEQARWTILLEEIDCTEEETFIFAALQYHISKLSLSGSQDFTAETETDEVEAALLNLEVALEGGKTESILEDITDIPRLADNLKLFRSKKLTLKAFKEYWFVFKDTSVSYFKNKEAEHRKPIEKLNLRGCEIVPDVSVSGKKYGIKLLIPVADGMNEVHLRCDNENQYARWMAACTLASKGKTMADSSYRLEVHNILSFLKMKSRIAVPQARSDPESMDMKPECFVSPRYAKKYKSKQLTARILEAHQNISHLSLMETKLRFIQAWQSLPEFGLSYYIVRFKGSKKDDLLGISYNRLIRIDTATGDPITTWRYSNMKQWNVNWEIRQVAIEFDQNVSIAFTCLSADCKVVHEYIGGYIFLSTRAKDQNETLDADLFHKLTGGWE from the exons aggTATCGCAGGATTGGTCCGACTATGCACTTTGGTGGGAGCAAAGGCAATGCTGGCTTCTCAAAACCCATTGGACGCTGGACAAATACGGGGTGCAGGCGGACGCCAGACTCCTGTTCACCCTTCAGCACAAAATGCTGCGCCTCCGCTTGCCGAGCATGAAAACGGTGAGGCTGAACATCAGCTTCTCGTCAGTGGTCTTCAAGGTCGTCACAGACATTTGCAGGACCCTTG GTATCAGGCGAGCAGAAGAACTTTCTCTGCTGAGACAATCGGaagacacaaaaaagaaaaagaagaaggacaaGAGCAAAGAACCAGTCATAGAAGATATTTTAAATGTGTCCCACTCCCCAGggagtttaggattgccag CAAGTCCTGGCTTGTACAGCAAAACCATGACTCCTGTTTACAGTCCCACCAGCAGTACGCCTGACTCTTCAACACTTGCGTGGTTTGGCGACAGCCCGCTGGCCAAACAGAACTGGAACAACCTTGCTTCCAGCACCCCCATTTGTACACCAGCAACGCTTGCCGAAATATACCAGCCCCGAACTTTAGTTGACAAGGCGAAACTCAGCGCTGG GTGGCTAGATTCCTCTCGATCACTTATGGAACAAGGGATCCAGGAGGACGATCAGCTGCTGCTACGCTTTAAATACTATACATTCTTCGATTTGAATGCAAAA tacGATGCGATTCGGATCAACCAGCTGTACGAACAGGCCCGGTGGACTATTCTGCTGGAAGAAATCGACTGCACGGAGGAAGAGACCTTCATCTTTGCTGCATTGCAG TACCACATCAGCAAGCTGTCATTATCAGGGTCGCAAGACTTCACAGCTGAAACTGAAACAGATGAAGTGGAGGCTGCTCTTCTGAATCTGGAAGTAGCTCTAGAAGGTGGAAAAACTGAGAGTATTTTG GAGGACATCACGGACATACCAAGACTTGCAGATAACCTCAAGTTATTTAG ATCCAAAAAGCTAACGCTGAAAGCCTTCAAGGAATATTGGTTTGTCTTCAAGGACACGTCAGTTTCATACTTTAAAAATAAGGAAGCTGAACATAGAAAGCCCATTGAGAAACTGAACCTAAGAG GGTGTGAAATTGTGCCAGACGTAAGTGTGTCGGGGAAAAAATATGGAATTAAGTTACTTATCCCTGTTGCTGATGGAATGAATGAAGTACACTTGAGATGTGATAAC GAAAATCAATATGCCAGATGGATGGCGGCTTGCACCTTGGCTTCCAAAGGGAAGACCATGGCAGACAGCTCTTACCGCCTTGAGGTCCATAACATCCTGTCGTTCTTGAAAATGAAAAGCAGGATTGCCGTTCCCCAAGCCAGGTCTGACCCAGAAAGCATGGATATGAAACCAGAGTGCTTTGTCTCGCCACGATACGCAAAGAAATACAAGTCCAAGCAG CTGACGGCTCGTATTCTGGAAGCCCACCAAAACATTTCCCACCTCTCTCTGATGGAAACCAAACTTCGGTTTATCCAGGCATGGCAGTCACTTCCCGAGTTTGGCTTGTCATACTACATAGTGAG atttaAAGGAAGCAAGAAAGACGATCTCCTGGGAATCTCCTATAACAGATTGATAAGGATTGATACCGCCACCGGGGATCCAATTACAACATGGAGATATTCGAACATGAAACAGTGGAATGTGAACTGGGAGATTCGACAG GTGGCAATTGAGTTTGATCAGAACGTGTCTATTGCTTTCACGTGCCTGAGCGCGGATTGCAAAGTCGTCCACGAATACATCGGAGGCTACATCTTCCTGTCGACCCGTGCCAAAGACCAGAACGAAACGCTAGATGCAGACTTGTTCCATAAATTAACTGGAGGGTGGGAGTGA